In a genomic window of Nodosilinea sp. E11:
- a CDS encoding Asr1405/Asl0597 family protein, protein MHVVKSGRSKSGQTAQARPLSMTVVELDRVNRWNVYRRLQELTMVCECGCDRPLTVAITTPADALLVWSVVQAVTLPKPSLTDHLERCWQQRSLR, encoded by the coding sequence ATGCACGTTGTAAAGTCAGGCCGCTCAAAATCAGGGCAGACCGCTCAGGCCCGTCCCCTCTCTATGACCGTGGTTGAGCTAGACCGGGTCAACCGCTGGAATGTCTACCGCCGCCTCCAAGAGTTGACTATGGTGTGTGAGTGTGGCTGCGATCGCCCCCTCACCGTTGCCATCACCACCCCCGCCGATGCCCTACTGGTTTGGAGCGTAGTGCAGGCCGTGACTCTCCCTAAGCCTTCTCTCACCGACCACCTTGAGCGCTGCTGGCAGCAAAGGA
- a CDS encoding DEAD/DEAH box helicase: protein MSASKKASALRADLVQSYQSLPELDREVVQLYAIIYIPTGKIKLIDCFNLYQEKVGKPSVLDLKQLNPLVVHLTGKRLLVAHSNYGPQCHPLLVEIVTRDAVSRGSFEPMAKAVQTQFPVRTHGWNKSLRLFQNEDEFIREVRIGLYRHDWNYIEQQFESYYSNPYATSRISMAQVFELVCNNPFDRDWFLSLKQAPALYEAALGSLCVNSLLTMAPAPDAFALLHAECTEASATVSDRLKGIWVEQLIARGRLAEADRALQDFAEEDPIELLLHQSWVSCLRGDYAQTLQEGAVALKLLKKTTGKRKIYFDTVPGIFLILALIKEGSLTSLKEAEGYAHIIAEQNYRHWMSVTYSCLEKVAQAMQGNVVAKRYLTSTPVSTLDNASSFEALIDMLCLYWVNVENAQERLPDMVKDLYKDATAAGYDWFALEAAELLTRLNPDSAYGQKAPSLRAKTGITPLVTLITPKQAWELSLTALIGLNPTVAAPASQPVTAEYRLAWFLTFYSENTWLLQPKEQKISVKGGWSRGRAIALRRLKHEVKSFNYLTPQDLNICAHLTADPYAYGYDNYTFSDQALVALVGHPLVFWEDSPTTRVDVVKGEPALLVRQAGAGKLEISLTPPVEQKKAITLFKETPTRLKVVEFAASHHRIAEVLGPKNALEVPETAKEQVLAAINAVAGLVTVHSDIGGGVADAEEVAAVPQPHLHLLPAGEGLKVSLLTRPFGDDGPYYRPGTGGEMVIAEIDGRRLQTHRNLKEEKKLARTVETTCPTLQRLDDEDGEWLIEDPETCLELLIEIQDLGDQAVVEWPEGEKMRITNRVGLSNFKIQIQRQRDWFAASGELQISDDQIMDMQRLMELLEKSPGRFIKLADGQFLALTQEFRKRLDDLRTYSEKSGDGVRFHPLASLAMEDWMDEVGQLKTDKHWKDHLKRLKEAQSLKPELPSTLQAELRDYQVDGFNWLARLAHWGVGACLADDMGLGKTLQALAVILARAPEGPTLIIAPTSVCMNWLSEAEKFAPTLRPMQFGTGHRQKVLDDLKPFDLLVCSYGLLQQDDVSDMLAKVEWQTIVLDEAQAIKNSATKRSKAAMKLQGGFKILTTGTPIENHLGELWNLFRFINPGLLGSQDQFSQRYANAIERNQDKQARNRLKKLIQPFILRRTKTQVLDELPARTEVTLQVELSTQEMAFYEALRREAVEKLADPTIESGTKHLQVLAEIMKLRRACCNTRLVKAETPLPSAKLEAFGEVLEELLENNHKALVFSQFVDHLSILREFLDGQNIAYQYLDGSTPAKDRKKRVDAFQAGEGDVFLISLKAGGTGLNLTAADYVIHMDPWWNPAVEDQASDRAHRIGQLRPVTIYRLVAKNTIEEKIVDLHKQKRDLADSLLEGTDMSGKISTEQLLQLISEG from the coding sequence ATGTCTGCCTCCAAAAAAGCTTCAGCCCTGCGCGCCGACCTGGTGCAGTCTTACCAAAGCCTCCCCGAGCTAGACCGAGAGGTAGTGCAGCTCTACGCCATCATTTACATTCCCACCGGCAAGATCAAGCTGATCGACTGCTTCAACCTGTACCAAGAGAAGGTCGGCAAACCGTCAGTCCTCGATCTAAAACAGCTCAATCCTCTAGTTGTCCATCTGACCGGCAAGCGGCTTTTGGTGGCCCACAGCAACTACGGCCCCCAGTGCCACCCCCTACTGGTCGAAATCGTCACCCGCGACGCCGTCAGCCGAGGCAGCTTTGAGCCTATGGCCAAAGCCGTGCAGACCCAGTTCCCCGTGCGCACCCACGGGTGGAACAAATCCCTACGCCTGTTTCAAAACGAAGACGAGTTCATTCGCGAGGTGCGCATCGGCCTCTACCGCCACGACTGGAACTACATCGAGCAGCAGTTTGAGTCGTACTACAGCAATCCCTACGCCACCAGCCGCATTTCCATGGCCCAGGTGTTTGAGCTGGTATGCAACAACCCCTTCGATCGCGACTGGTTTCTTAGCCTTAAACAAGCCCCCGCCCTCTACGAAGCCGCCCTGGGTAGCCTCTGCGTCAATTCACTGCTGACTATGGCCCCGGCCCCCGATGCGTTTGCCCTGCTCCACGCAGAATGTACTGAGGCAAGCGCAACCGTGTCTGACCGCCTCAAAGGCATTTGGGTCGAACAGCTGATCGCCCGAGGCCGACTAGCAGAGGCCGATCGCGCTCTACAAGACTTCGCTGAAGAAGACCCCATTGAGCTACTGCTGCACCAGAGCTGGGTCAGCTGTCTGCGGGGCGACTACGCCCAAACCCTGCAAGAGGGTGCAGTGGCGCTCAAACTGCTCAAAAAAACCACCGGTAAGCGCAAAATCTACTTTGACACTGTGCCCGGCATTTTTCTGATCCTGGCGCTGATCAAAGAAGGCTCGCTGACTAGCCTCAAAGAGGCTGAAGGCTATGCCCATATCATCGCCGAGCAGAACTACCGCCACTGGATGAGTGTGACCTATAGCTGCCTAGAAAAAGTTGCCCAGGCGATGCAGGGTAATGTGGTCGCCAAGCGCTACCTGACCAGCACCCCCGTCAGCACCCTCGACAACGCCAGCAGCTTTGAGGCGCTGATCGACATGCTCTGCCTCTACTGGGTGAATGTCGAAAATGCCCAAGAGCGTCTGCCCGACATGGTGAAAGATCTCTATAAAGACGCCACTGCGGCAGGCTACGACTGGTTTGCCCTTGAGGCCGCCGAGTTGCTGACCCGGCTCAACCCCGACAGTGCCTACGGCCAAAAGGCTCCCTCCCTGCGTGCCAAAACCGGCATTACCCCTCTGGTGACGCTGATTACTCCAAAACAGGCCTGGGAGCTATCGCTAACGGCGCTGATTGGCCTCAACCCCACCGTTGCAGCCCCAGCCAGCCAGCCCGTCACCGCCGAATACCGGCTGGCCTGGTTTCTCACCTTTTATTCTGAAAATACTTGGTTGCTCCAGCCTAAAGAGCAAAAAATTAGCGTCAAAGGCGGCTGGAGCCGGGGCCGAGCGATCGCCCTGCGCCGCCTTAAGCACGAGGTCAAATCCTTTAACTACCTCACCCCCCAAGACCTGAATATCTGTGCCCACCTGACTGCCGACCCCTACGCCTACGGCTACGACAACTACACCTTTTCTGACCAGGCGCTGGTGGCCTTAGTCGGACACCCCCTGGTGTTTTGGGAAGACTCACCTACCACCCGCGTCGATGTGGTCAAGGGTGAACCGGCGCTGCTAGTGCGTCAGGCGGGCGCGGGCAAGCTCGAAATTTCACTGACCCCTCCCGTGGAGCAGAAAAAAGCCATCACGTTGTTCAAAGAAACCCCCACCCGGCTCAAGGTGGTAGAGTTTGCCGCCAGCCACCACCGCATCGCCGAGGTGCTCGGGCCAAAGAATGCCCTAGAGGTGCCCGAAACCGCCAAAGAGCAGGTGCTTGCCGCCATCAACGCTGTGGCTGGCCTGGTTACGGTGCACTCTGACATTGGCGGCGGCGTGGCCGATGCCGAAGAAGTGGCAGCGGTGCCCCAGCCCCACCTGCACTTGCTGCCCGCTGGCGAAGGCCTCAAAGTCTCGCTGCTAACTCGTCCCTTTGGCGACGATGGCCCCTACTACCGCCCCGGCACCGGCGGCGAAATGGTGATCGCCGAGATCGACGGTCGCCGCCTGCAAACCCACCGCAATTTAAAAGAAGAGAAAAAGCTGGCTCGCACCGTTGAAACCACCTGCCCCACTCTGCAACGCCTCGACGACGAAGACGGCGAATGGCTGATTGAAGATCCCGAAACCTGCCTAGAGCTGCTGATCGAAATTCAAGATTTGGGCGACCAGGCTGTGGTGGAGTGGCCCGAGGGCGAAAAAATGCGGATTACCAACCGGGTTGGCCTCAGCAACTTCAAAATTCAAATTCAGCGCCAGCGCGACTGGTTTGCCGCCAGCGGTGAGCTGCAAATCAGCGATGACCAGATTATGGATATGCAGCGACTGATGGAGCTGCTAGAGAAGTCTCCGGGGCGGTTTATCAAGCTAGCGGACGGCCAGTTTCTTGCCCTCACTCAAGAGTTTCGCAAACGCCTTGACGACCTGCGCACCTACTCCGAGAAAAGCGGCGACGGCGTGCGCTTCCACCCCCTGGCCTCGTTGGCCATGGAAGACTGGATGGACGAGGTGGGCCAGCTCAAAACCGACAAACATTGGAAAGACCACCTCAAGCGTCTGAAGGAGGCGCAGAGTCTGAAGCCCGAACTGCCGTCAACCTTGCAGGCTGAATTGCGGGACTACCAAGTGGATGGCTTCAACTGGCTGGCGCGGTTGGCCCACTGGGGCGTAGGGGCCTGCCTGGCCGACGATATGGGTCTGGGCAAAACCCTGCAAGCCCTAGCGGTGATTCTGGCCCGCGCCCCCGAGGGGCCAACGCTAATCATTGCGCCCACCTCAGTGTGTATGAACTGGCTCAGCGAGGCCGAGAAGTTTGCCCCAACGCTGAGGCCGATGCAGTTTGGCACGGGCCATCGACAAAAAGTGCTGGATGACCTCAAACCCTTTGATCTGCTGGTGTGCAGCTACGGCCTGCTCCAGCAGGATGATGTGTCAGATATGCTGGCCAAGGTCGAGTGGCAAACCATTGTGCTCGATGAGGCCCAGGCGATTAAAAATTCTGCCACCAAGCGCTCTAAGGCCGCGATGAAGCTCCAGGGTGGGTTTAAGATTCTCACCACCGGCACCCCGATTGAAAATCACCTGGGGGAACTGTGGAACCTGTTTCGGTTTATCAACCCCGGTCTGCTGGGTTCCCAAGACCAGTTTAGCCAGCGGTATGCCAATGCGATCGAGCGCAACCAGGACAAGCAGGCCCGCAACCGGCTCAAGAAATTAATTCAGCCCTTCATTCTGCGGCGGACCAAGACCCAGGTGCTCGACGAATTGCCCGCCCGCACCGAGGTGACGCTCCAAGTGGAACTGAGCACTCAAGAAATGGCGTTTTACGAGGCGCTCCGGCGAGAGGCGGTAGAAAAACTGGCCGACCCCACCATCGAGTCGGGCACCAAACACCTGCAAGTGCTGGCCGAAATTATGAAGCTGCGCCGCGCCTGCTGCAACACCCGCCTAGTCAAAGCCGAAACGCCGCTGCCCAGCGCCAAACTCGAAGCCTTTGGCGAAGTGCTCGAAGAACTGCTGGAGAACAACCACAAAGCTCTGGTCTTTAGTCAGTTCGTCGACCACCTGAGCATTCTGCGAGAATTTCTCGACGGGCAAAACATCGCCTACCAGTACCTCGATGGCAGCACCCCCGCTAAAGATCGCAAAAAGCGGGTCGATGCCTTTCAGGCGGGGGAGGGCGACGTGTTTTTAATCAGCCTGAAAGCTGGGGGCACGGGCCTCAACCTGACAGCGGCAGATTATGTGATCCACATGGACCCCTGGTGGAACCCGGCGGTGGAGGATCAGGCGAGCGATCGCGCCCACCGCATCGGCCAGCTACGCCCGGTCACCATCTATCGCCTGGTGGCCAAGAACACGATCGAAGAAAAAATTGTGGACTTGCACAAGCAAAAACGCGATCTAGCCGACAGCCTGCTCGAAGGCACCGATATGAGCGGCAAGATCTCCACCGAACAACTGCTCCAGCTGATCAGCGAGGGGTAA